The Thalassotalea nanhaiensis genome has a window encoding:
- a CDS encoding outer membrane protein assembly factor BamE gives MLSRAIILSLALCLVSGCVYRIDIPQGNYLEQKQIDKLQVGMTKEQVKYVLGNPVIRDSFNSDTWYYVYEFLSGKDEAFNKRKKLVLSFDGDILTKAEGDFEVGENFHVPMGQ, from the coding sequence ATGTTATCTCGCGCAATAATTTTAAGCTTGGCATTATGCTTAGTTTCGGGCTGTGTTTATAGAATAGACATACCCCAGGGTAATTACCTAGAACAAAAACAAATTGATAAATTACAAGTAGGTATGACTAAAGAACAAGTTAAGTATGTACTTGGAAACCCAGTAATAAGAGACAGTTTTAACAGTGATACTTGGTACTATGTTTATGAGTTTCTTTCGGGTAAAGATGAAGCGTTTAATAAACGTAAAAAGTTAGTTTTAAGTTTTGATGGTGACATACTCACCAAAGCTGAAGGTGATTTTGAGGTTGGTGAAAACTTCCACGTACCTATGGGTCAGTAA
- the grpE gene encoding nucleotide exchange factor GrpE has protein sequence MTTESTNTDKDVSATEAEVNTTEEQVVEQNDVEQTEATAEVVEEEVVVELSAEQQKIAELEQALAAAQMTVADQKDSVIRAKAEVDNMRRRSAQEVDKAKKFALEKFAGEMLNVVDNLERGLATIDAEAEEQKAIFEGVNLTLQGLSSGLEKFGVKAVDPQDQPFNPELHQAMSMQEVEGVEPNTVIAVMQKGYELNGRLIRPAMVMVSKA, from the coding sequence ATGACTACTGAGTCAACAAATACTGATAAAGACGTTTCAGCAACAGAAGCTGAAGTAAATACAACTGAAGAGCAAGTTGTTGAGCAAAACGATGTTGAACAAACTGAAGCAACAGCCGAAGTGGTTGAAGAAGAAGTGGTTGTTGAGTTGAGTGCTGAGCAACAAAAAATTGCTGAGCTTGAACAAGCATTAGCTGCTGCACAAATGACAGTTGCCGATCAAAAAGACTCTGTTATTAGAGCTAAAGCTGAAGTTGACAATATGCGCCGTCGTAGTGCTCAAGAAGTTGATAAAGCGAAAAAGTTTGCATTAGAAAAGTTTGCCGGTGAAATGCTAAACGTAGTTGATAACCTAGAGCGTGGTTTAGCAACCATTGATGCTGAAGCCGAAGAGCAAAAAGCAATATTTGAAGGTGTTAACTTAACTCTACAAGGCTTATCATCAGGACTTGAGAAATTTGGTGTTAAAGCCGTTGACCCACAAGATCAACCTTTTAATCCAGAGTTGCATCAAGCAATGTCTATGCAAGAAGTTGAAGGTGTAGAGCCAAATACTGTTATTGCTGTTATGCAAAAAGGCTACGAGCTAAATGGTCGTTTAATTCGTCCTGCTATGGTTATGGTTTCTAAAGCTTAA
- a CDS encoding response regulator, whose translation MNNLNKLIALIATIIALLCCFTTSANELSPALKAWAKANPQIAIGIDSGLAPLDYTDEDGVPVGIGSEYRKQLNKVLPVELIVISATTFANEYRAVQEHKLDAIPLCARSDTRKGQVLFTKPILNRKSVLVVPTLSHITSISDIQSTTKIGVVKAYSNFEHAKALVGAENVIQVTDLVAGLEQMNRGQLDGFVTTSLNLIYAEREQSENRFRSIALDGFAPFELGFCVDTEKPELVEILNWGIEQLGEEAWQQLQLDWSASFDQREPTIEIIKINYPLYLSILLALIIVVLIILKGRKYADEIAIKFGTERFKAIYIMIIVLIVMVVSVATTVFLKDYKKKSLVKVEGVLALNQEIINDDLKGWYSSRESLVKGISRLKKFQRLVRDLNTSIKNKNVKNEQINRNALHDFFAARPSTTINSRDFNIISLDGVNLFNNAEQLTGKTSVLIKERPGIFNQVLAGKTKFFPAVRDRTSENNGGKSSEALLYIATPVTDGTGNVIAVFALNFNPNKSFTSIFTRAKYGESFDAYAIDGSGFLVSGSRFTNQLVSLGKLSKNQSSILNVSLPDIEQNSIVQSTLLGASGQDLTGYIDYREQYVVGMWQWNEKFSLSTVVEIDFDESQQEYLQLRDLLIGILVATALIIIALSAFMFIISRRANEINNRSKDELEAIVNERTKALARSESKNRTVLSSVADGIFGIDKDGRCVFFNESASQLLGYSEKEAIGQPHLTLFHHTNEDGSKHQISESPIFNALSSQQVVHVPNNFFWHKDGHKVFVEYSVAPITSAGDELAAVIAFKDISGRLKERERLDRILESAPITMLVVNKNDIIEQANATAERMLGFEVEQLIGKPLATIVPEHRRDEHHAFTNEYWRDPIIHRSGIDDGTLDMLTKSGQTIEVESVYTPVSLHGEDLVIISIRDTTQENMAKKALFEAKNLADDASKAKSDFLANMSHEIRTPMNAIIGMSHLALEYDMGNKPRNYIQKVNKAAESLLGIINDILDFSKIEAGKLELENVDFHLEDVMHDLSNIIGIQTHEKGLELLFNISTDVPVFVKGDPLRLNQILVNLASNASKFTEQGQIVISIKLVSSADNRVKLRFAVQDSGIGMSEEQQKKLFKSFSQADSSTTRKYGGTGLGLTICKNLVEIMDGDIWVESEIGKGSCFFFDIYLNLPEGELEQKFSNEQMQMLTDKNVLIVDDNAMALDVLSNIMHSFKCNVTTASNGLEAIAVAQAYEGEFDFAMIDWKMPGIDGIETINKLKNLVSDKTKHFIMVTAHGEQEIKQHVDSIGEKSIDSFLAKPVTASSVFDEMMRLMGQSYIATTRKIKKTDEIREYQQALAGCKILLVEDNELNQELAIELLKQADIIVELAQNGEQAVEMVNAHRYDGVLMDLQMPIMDGYTATGIIRQDHPNLAIIAMTANAMAGDKEKVIDAGMNDHIAKPINLGEMFSTMNRWFKPSGLSASQKRVVEESITSINYSNKAVNDIALANFSHINVEAGLAISGGNSELYVRLLKKFMSNQSDFYINFGEVWAEGQLKDAVLIAHTLRGAAGNIGATTLQQQAGTLETACSNKDDTEVISTEFQLCSQKLQSVMSELIEFFEHKNVETPSDIAHSPVEEVSLDKLQPKLIELLSMVNEFDTDANELAEKIADDLFDAIIKKQFEKIIASIEGYDFDLAAEQLRDFLNTHDMEI comes from the coding sequence ATGAATAACTTAAATAAATTAATTGCCCTAATAGCAACAATTATTGCCTTACTCTGTTGCTTTACAACATCAGCAAACGAGTTGTCTCCAGCATTGAAAGCTTGGGCAAAAGCAAACCCTCAAATAGCTATAGGTATTGATTCTGGATTAGCTCCATTAGATTATACTGATGAAGATGGGGTTCCCGTTGGTATTGGCTCAGAGTACCGCAAACAGCTAAATAAAGTTTTGCCTGTTGAATTAATCGTTATCTCTGCTACAACGTTTGCAAATGAGTACAGAGCTGTGCAAGAACACAAACTTGACGCAATACCGCTATGTGCTCGCAGTGACACTCGCAAAGGACAAGTATTATTCACTAAACCAATTCTCAATAGAAAGTCAGTTTTGGTCGTACCAACACTTTCCCACATAACATCAATATCAGATATACAATCAACGACAAAAATTGGCGTGGTTAAAGCATACTCAAATTTCGAGCATGCTAAGGCTCTGGTTGGCGCTGAAAATGTCATACAAGTCACTGATTTAGTTGCAGGTTTAGAACAAATGAATCGTGGGCAATTAGATGGTTTTGTTACCACGTCATTAAACCTAATTTACGCCGAGAGGGAACAAAGCGAGAACCGTTTTCGTTCAATAGCCCTTGATGGTTTCGCCCCATTTGAATTAGGGTTTTGCGTAGATACTGAAAAGCCAGAGTTAGTTGAAATATTAAATTGGGGCATTGAGCAACTGGGGGAAGAGGCCTGGCAACAACTGCAGTTAGATTGGAGTGCTTCCTTTGACCAACGCGAGCCAACAATAGAGATAATAAAAATAAATTATCCTCTTTATTTATCTATTTTGTTGGCACTTATTATTGTTGTTCTTATTATTTTAAAAGGTCGTAAATATGCAGATGAAATAGCAATTAAGTTTGGTACAGAGCGCTTTAAAGCTATCTACATCATGATTATCGTATTAATTGTGATGGTTGTGAGCGTGGCGACAACCGTTTTTTTAAAAGACTATAAGAAAAAGTCGTTGGTAAAAGTCGAAGGGGTCTTAGCATTAAACCAAGAAATAATTAATGATGATTTAAAAGGCTGGTATAGCTCACGAGAGTCACTCGTTAAAGGCATAAGCCGGTTAAAGAAATTTCAAAGGTTAGTGAGAGATCTTAATACTTCAATAAAAAATAAAAATGTTAAAAATGAGCAAATAAATAGAAATGCGTTACATGACTTTTTTGCTGCCAGACCATCAACAACAATCAATTCTCGTGATTTTAATATTATCTCTTTAGATGGTGTTAACTTGTTTAATAATGCAGAACAATTAACCGGAAAAACCAGTGTGTTAATAAAGGAACGTCCGGGCATATTTAATCAGGTGCTTGCAGGCAAAACTAAATTTTTTCCTGCCGTTAGAGATAGAACTTCTGAAAATAATGGTGGAAAATCATCTGAGGCATTACTTTATATCGCCACACCTGTTACGGATGGCACAGGTAATGTAATCGCGGTATTTGCGTTAAATTTCAACCCTAATAAAAGTTTTACCAGTATATTTACTCGCGCTAAATATGGAGAGTCGTTCGATGCTTATGCAATAGATGGTAGCGGGTTTTTAGTTTCAGGTAGTCGATTTACAAACCAATTAGTCAGTTTGGGTAAATTATCCAAAAACCAATCAAGTATTCTTAACGTATCGCTACCAGATATAGAGCAAAACAGCATTGTGCAAAGTACGTTACTTGGGGCTTCCGGACAAGATTTGACTGGTTACATAGATTATCGAGAGCAATATGTTGTCGGTATGTGGCAATGGAATGAAAAGTTTAGTTTGTCTACTGTTGTGGAAATAGATTTTGACGAGTCGCAACAAGAGTATTTGCAATTACGAGATTTATTGATCGGCATACTGGTTGCAACAGCGTTAATTATTATCGCGCTTTCAGCGTTTATGTTTATTATTTCTCGTAGAGCCAATGAAATCAATAACCGCTCAAAAGATGAATTAGAAGCGATTGTAAATGAAAGAACGAAAGCGTTAGCGCGTTCAGAAAGTAAGAACCGCACGGTTTTAAGCTCTGTAGCCGATGGTATTTTTGGCATTGATAAAGACGGCCGATGTGTATTCTTTAATGAATCTGCAAGTCAGTTACTCGGGTACAGTGAAAAAGAAGCTATTGGTCAGCCGCACTTAACATTATTTCATCATACCAATGAAGATGGCAGCAAACATCAGATAAGTGAAAGTCCTATTTTTAATGCTTTGTCGTCGCAACAAGTAGTGCATGTTCCTAATAATTTCTTTTGGCATAAAGATGGCCATAAGGTGTTTGTTGAATATAGTGTCGCGCCAATTACTTCTGCGGGCGATGAACTTGCAGCGGTGATCGCGTTTAAAGATATTAGCGGAAGGTTAAAAGAAAGAGAGCGCTTAGACCGAATATTAGAGTCAGCCCCGATAACTATGCTGGTGGTTAACAAAAATGACATCATCGAACAAGCCAACGCAACCGCTGAAAGAATGCTAGGTTTTGAAGTTGAACAGTTAATAGGTAAACCCTTGGCCACTATTGTCCCAGAACACCGACGGGATGAGCATCATGCTTTTACCAATGAGTACTGGCGAGACCCTATTATTCACCGTAGTGGCATTGATGACGGTACGTTGGATATGCTCACTAAAAGTGGACAAACAATTGAAGTTGAATCTGTATATACGCCTGTCTCTTTACACGGTGAAGATTTAGTAATTATTTCTATTCGTGATACTACTCAAGAGAACATGGCCAAAAAAGCACTGTTTGAAGCTAAAAACTTAGCTGATGATGCCAGCAAAGCCAAGTCAGATTTTTTAGCAAATATGAGCCATGAAATACGCACACCAATGAATGCAATTATTGGTATGTCACATTTAGCGCTTGAATACGACATGGGAAATAAACCGCGCAATTATATTCAGAAAGTCAATAAAGCAGCAGAGTCATTATTAGGCATCATTAACGATATTCTTGATTTTTCAAAAATTGAAGCGGGCAAACTTGAGCTGGAAAATGTCGACTTTCACCTTGAAGATGTCATGCATGATCTCTCAAATATTATTGGCATACAAACTCACGAAAAAGGTTTGGAGTTACTGTTTAACATTTCAACCGATGTGCCTGTTTTTGTAAAAGGTGATCCACTGCGATTAAATCAGATACTTGTTAACCTAGCCAGTAATGCAAGCAAGTTTACTGAGCAGGGCCAAATTGTTATTTCGATTAAGCTCGTCAGCTCTGCAGATAATAGAGTTAAATTACGCTTTGCAGTACAAGATTCCGGTATTGGCATGAGTGAAGAGCAACAGAAAAAGTTGTTTAAATCTTTTTCACAAGCCGATTCATCTACAACACGTAAATATGGCGGTACAGGACTAGGTCTTACTATCTGTAAAAATCTTGTAGAGATAATGGATGGAGATATATGGGTTGAAAGTGAAATCGGTAAAGGTAGTTGTTTCTTTTTTGATATCTATCTTAATTTACCTGAAGGTGAATTAGAGCAAAAATTTAGTAATGAACAAATGCAAATGTTAACCGATAAAAATGTATTGATCGTAGATGATAATGCTATGGCGCTTGATGTATTAAGCAACATTATGCACTCATTTAAATGCAATGTAACAACCGCTAGTAATGGCTTGGAGGCTATCGCGGTTGCGCAAGCTTATGAAGGCGAATTTGACTTTGCCATGATTGATTGGAAAATGCCGGGGATTGATGGCATTGAAACAATTAATAAACTAAAGAATTTAGTCTCAGATAAAACCAAACACTTTATTATGGTTACCGCTCATGGTGAGCAGGAAATAAAACAGCATGTCGATTCTATTGGTGAAAAATCAATAGACAGCTTTTTAGCAAAACCGGTAACCGCATCATCAGTGTTTGATGAAATGATGCGTTTGATGGGGCAATCATATATTGCGACGACACGTAAAATTAAGAAAACTGATGAAATTAGAGAATATCAACAAGCGTTGGCAGGTTGTAAAATATTGCTGGTTGAAGATAATGAGCTTAACCAAGAGTTAGCAATTGAGTTGTTGAAACAGGCTGACATCATTGTAGAGCTTGCGCAAAATGGCGAGCAAGCAGTAGAAATGGTAAATGCTCATCGTTACGACGGAGTGTTAATGGATTTACAGATGCCAATTATGGATGGATATACTGCAACAGGTATTATTCGTCAGGATCATCCTAACTTAGCTATCATTGCCATGACTGCCAATGCCATGGCAGGTGATAAAGAAAAAGTGATTGATGCAGGTATGAATGATCATATTGCTAAACCTATTAACCTAGGAGAAATGTTTTCAACCATGAACCGCTGGTTTAAACCCTCGGGTTTATCTGCCAGTCAAAAACGAGTTGTTGAAGAGTCTATAACTAGTATCAATTACTCAAATAAAGCCGTAAACGATATAGCTTTGGCTAATTTTAGTCATATAAATGTTGAGGCTGGACTTGCGATAAGTGGTGGGAACTCAGAACTTTACGTTCGTTTATTGAAAAAATTTATGAGCAATCAAAGTGATTTTTATATTAACTTTGGTGAAGTTTGGGCTGAAGGGCAACTTAAAGATGCGGTATTAATCGCCCACACATTAAGAGGGGCAGCAGGGAATATTGGCGCCACCACTTTGCAACAGCAAGCAGGGACTTTGGAAACCGCTTGTTCGAATAAAGACGATACTGAAGTTATTAGTACCGAATTTCAGTTATGTAGCCAAAAATTACAAAGTGTGATGTCTGAGCTTATCGAGTTTTTTGAACATAAAAATGTTGAAACACCTTCCGACATAGCTCATTCACCCGTTGAAGAAGTATCCTTGGACAAATTGCAGCCCAAGTTAATTGAGTTACTTTCTATGGTGAACGAGTTTGATACAGATGCAAACGAGTTGGCTGAAAAAATTGCAGATGATCTATTTGATGCAATAATTAAAAAACAGTTTGAAAAAATTATAGCAAGTATTGAAGGTTATGATTTTGACTTGGCGGCTGAGCAATTACGAGATTTTTTAAACACTCACGATATGGAAATTTAA
- a CDS encoding HD-GYP domain-containing protein, translating to MSEQATVLVVDDNSDNIDVLNGILRPFYKVKAALNGELALKIANSKHKPDLILLDVMMPGMDGHEVCRRLKASPITSDIPVIFVTAKSEIEDEQIGFALGAVDYITKPVSVPIVQARVKTQIALYNQQRELENKVKARTKELENTRAQIIRRLGRAAEFKDNETGMHVIRMSYYSKFLADEINANCDWAELLFDAAPMHDIGKIGIADNILLKPDKLDESEWKEMQRHVDYGAEILGNHDSPLLSLAVEVCIYHHEKFDGSGYPHQLKGKDIPLSARIVAIADVFDALTSKRPYKDAWTVEKAFNYLDEQAGKHFDPDLIEPFKNCIEQIKEIMTEYADEHERTTYGNE from the coding sequence ATGAGCGAACAAGCAACAGTGCTAGTAGTAGATGATAACTCCGATAATATTGACGTATTGAATGGAATTTTAAGACCATTTTATAAAGTTAAAGCCGCTTTAAATGGGGAGTTGGCACTAAAGATAGCTAATTCAAAACATAAGCCTGATCTGATCTTGCTCGATGTGATGATGCCAGGCATGGATGGCCATGAGGTTTGTCGTCGTCTAAAAGCGAGCCCGATTACTTCTGATATCCCAGTTATTTTTGTTACCGCTAAATCTGAAATTGAAGACGAACAAATTGGTTTTGCTCTAGGTGCTGTTGATTATATTACCAAGCCAGTTAGTGTGCCAATTGTGCAAGCTCGGGTTAAAACTCAAATTGCGTTATATAATCAGCAACGAGAATTAGAGAACAAAGTTAAGGCAAGAACAAAAGAGCTGGAAAATACTCGAGCTCAAATCATTCGACGTTTAGGTCGTGCTGCTGAATTCAAAGATAATGAAACTGGCATGCATGTTATTAGAATGAGCTATTATTCAAAGTTTTTGGCTGATGAAATTAACGCTAACTGTGATTGGGCAGAGTTGCTTTTTGATGCTGCGCCTATGCATGATATTGGTAAAATAGGTATTGCCGATAACATTTTGCTTAAACCTGACAAATTAGATGAGTCTGAATGGAAAGAAATGCAGCGTCATGTTGATTATGGCGCTGAAATTTTGGGGAATCATGACTCGCCCTTGCTTAGTTTAGCCGTTGAAGTTTGTATATATCATCATGAGAAATTTGATGGCAGTGGCTATCCACACCAACTTAAAGGCAAAGACATTCCTTTAAGTGCACGCATTGTGGCTATTGCAGATGTGTTTGATGCGTTAACGTCTAAGCGCCCTTATAAAGATGCTTGGACGGTTGAAAAAGCTTTTAATTACTTGGATGAACAAGCCGGGAAGCACTTTGATCCTGATTTAATCGAGCCGTTTAAAAATTGTATAGAGCAAATCAAAGAGATTATGACTGAGTACGCAGATGAGCATGAACGTACGACATATGGCAACGAATAG
- the nadK gene encoding NAD(+) kinase produces MSKMYKTIGLIGKPEHEGALATIAALHHYLEGNDYIVMIETSVANKLNKADAHTFDIVDIGKQADLAIVVGGDGYMLGAARVLSSFDIAVLGVNRGNLGFLTDLSPDNLIEPLEAILDGRSKTEQRFLIQAEVYRHGQLKSSNSAMNEAVLHPGKVASMMEFAVYLDDVFMFSQRSDGIIVSTPTGSTAYSMSAGGPIMTPTLNALSLVPMFPHTLSSRPIVVDGDSEIRLVVATNNHEELQVSCDGHVILAVMPGDEIRIKKCKYTLRLVHPLDHDYFNVLRTKLSWGNKVY; encoded by the coding sequence ATGAGTAAAATGTATAAAACGATAGGCCTTATCGGAAAACCCGAACATGAAGGCGCATTAGCGACTATCGCTGCCCTTCATCATTATTTAGAAGGCAATGACTATATCGTCATGATCGAAACATCGGTTGCCAATAAGTTAAATAAAGCAGATGCCCATACCTTTGATATTGTTGATATTGGCAAGCAGGCTGATTTAGCAATAGTTGTTGGCGGCGATGGTTATATGCTGGGGGCCGCACGAGTGTTATCCAGTTTCGACATTGCCGTGCTTGGTGTTAACCGTGGCAACTTGGGTTTTTTAACTGATTTATCACCAGATAACTTAATAGAACCTCTTGAAGCAATTCTTGACGGACGTTCTAAAACTGAGCAACGCTTTTTAATTCAGGCCGAAGTATATCGACATGGCCAATTAAAAAGCTCAAACAGTGCAATGAATGAAGCGGTACTGCATCCAGGAAAAGTTGCCAGTATGATGGAGTTTGCCGTTTATTTAGATGATGTATTCATGTTCTCGCAGCGCTCTGACGGTATTATTGTATCTACACCTACGGGTTCAACAGCATATTCAATGTCAGCTGGTGGCCCAATAATGACGCCAACCCTAAACGCCCTTTCGTTGGTGCCAATGTTTCCACATACACTGAGCTCTCGTCCTATTGTGGTTGATGGTGACAGTGAAATAAGACTGGTAGTAGCCACAAATAATCATGAAGAATTGCAAGTGAGTTGTGATGGTCATGTGATTTTGGCTGTGATGCCTGGCGACGAAATACGCATAAAAAAATGTAAATATACACTTCGTTTAGTCCACCCTCTCGATCATGACTACTTTAATGTTTTAAGAACAAAACTTAGTTGGGGCAATAAAGTTTATTAG
- the recN gene encoding DNA repair protein RecN: MLLNLAIRNFAIVSFVEIDWHKGMTTITGETGAGKSIAIDALGLCLGSRALANTVRPGTSKAELTATFDITDTPKALKWLATHDLQQDDECIVRRVISAEGRSKAYINGSPVPLAQLKNLGQYLLNIHGQHDHQLLMKNQEQRQLLDDYANHQQMLTELKFYQNQWRELKSELEILQQNKQQRLAQQQLLQYQVKELDEFALQANEFTQLEADFKRNSNAQQLLMLSEQCVQEISADEQFNLLSQLQKATEHLNQLAELDPSVDSIATLVNEARIQFEEASHDLIEYQQSIDLNPQTFALIEERYSTAVDLARKHKVAPESLDSFHSEICKELHAIASDDSRLELIHDEMDACLLAYKELACKLRASRIKAATKLEKAITKSIRQLNMPDAIFKLAVDEKDINEPTAHGTDNVEFLVSMNPGQPVEPIAKVASGGELSRISLAIQVILAEKIVTPTLIFDEVDVGISGPTAAKVGQQLNKLGESTQVICVTHLPQVASKGHQQLFVAKLSDGKHTQTSVTELNLDARANEIARLLAGDEITKTSLANAKELLAG; the protein is encoded by the coding sequence ATGTTATTAAATTTAGCCATAAGAAACTTCGCCATCGTCAGCTTTGTTGAAATAGACTGGCACAAAGGCATGACCACCATCACAGGTGAAACCGGTGCTGGTAAATCCATTGCCATAGACGCATTAGGGTTGTGTTTAGGTAGTAGAGCATTAGCCAACACGGTTAGGCCAGGTACCAGTAAAGCTGAGCTAACTGCAACCTTTGACATTACCGATACCCCAAAAGCATTAAAGTGGCTTGCTACTCACGACTTACAACAAGATGATGAATGTATCGTAAGGCGAGTAATAAGCGCCGAAGGTCGCTCTAAAGCATACATAAATGGCAGTCCTGTGCCTTTAGCTCAATTAAAAAATCTTGGCCAATACCTATTAAATATTCATGGTCAGCATGATCATCAATTACTAATGAAAAACCAGGAACAACGTCAATTATTAGATGATTATGCGAATCATCAACAAATGTTAACTGAGCTTAAGTTTTACCAAAACCAGTGGCGTGAACTGAAAAGTGAACTAGAAATTCTTCAACAAAATAAACAACAACGACTTGCTCAACAACAGCTATTACAATACCAAGTTAAAGAACTTGATGAGTTTGCCTTGCAGGCGAATGAATTTACCCAACTGGAAGCCGATTTCAAGCGTAACAGTAATGCGCAGCAATTACTGATGCTTTCTGAACAATGCGTACAAGAAATATCAGCGGATGAGCAATTTAATCTTCTCAGTCAATTACAAAAAGCAACTGAACACTTAAATCAACTCGCAGAACTCGACCCCAGCGTTGATTCGATTGCAACATTAGTGAATGAAGCGAGAATACAATTTGAAGAAGCAAGCCATGATCTAATTGAGTATCAGCAAAGTATCGACTTGAACCCGCAAACATTTGCATTAATCGAAGAGCGTTACTCTACCGCAGTAGATTTAGCGAGAAAGCATAAAGTAGCGCCAGAAAGTCTGGATAGTTTTCACAGTGAAATTTGTAAAGAATTACATGCTATTGCATCTGATGATTCACGCCTTGAACTCATTCATGATGAAATGGATGCTTGTCTTTTGGCGTACAAAGAGCTCGCTTGCAAACTTAGAGCAAGCAGAATTAAAGCTGCAACCAAGCTGGAAAAAGCGATCACTAAGTCGATTAGACAATTGAATATGCCCGATGCAATATTTAAATTAGCGGTAGATGAAAAAGACATAAATGAGCCAACTGCACATGGTACGGATAATGTTGAGTTTTTAGTAAGTATGAATCCAGGGCAACCGGTAGAACCAATAGCCAAAGTTGCATCTGGTGGCGAGCTATCAAGAATAAGCTTAGCCATCCAAGTGATTTTAGCTGAAAAAATTGTCACTCCCACCCTAATATTTGATGAAGTTGATGTTGGGATAAGTGGACCTACAGCAGCCAAGGTAGGCCAGCAATTAAATAAACTTGGAGAATCTACACAAGTCATTTGTGTAACTCATCTGCCACAAGTAGCCAGTAAAGGGCACCAACAATTATTCGTAGCAAAGCTGAGCGACGGAAAACATACTCAAACCAGTGTTACAGAACTTAATCTTGATGCCAGAGCAAACGAAATAGCTCGTTTATTGGCAGGGGATGAAATAACAAAAACAAGTTTAGCGAATGCGAAGGAACTTTTAGCGGGTTAA
- a CDS encoding response regulator encodes MPQDALALLQQKSVLIVNFNPQDELNFDSRFNAFNFSKNVATSVEQSKSYLQIKKFDLIISFWENIDNENIFELLSFVRNNEQNYKIPFIVISNIITPVLIDKLIKHGITEYIVPPFNQAILTERLLHAINFPIRNQPQAIADKFKSSRFAAKTTLEEIQILVVDDVAMNIEIIIGILKPTYKVKAANNASSAMTVCLSNSPPDIILLDIMMPDIDGLTFCKQLKRNPLTQNIRVIFTTALSEVSDVIKGFELGAVDYITKPIIPEILSARVKTHCQLILQHHAMQWQIDNLIRKTRE; translated from the coding sequence ATGCCACAAGATGCATTAGCGTTACTACAGCAAAAATCGGTTCTTATCGTTAATTTCAATCCACAAGATGAACTTAACTTTGACTCCCGATTTAACGCTTTCAACTTCAGTAAAAACGTTGCCACATCTGTTGAACAAAGTAAGAGTTATCTGCAAATTAAAAAGTTCGATTTAATTATTAGTTTTTGGGAGAACATAGATAATGAAAATATTTTTGAGTTATTGAGTTTTGTTAGAAACAATGAACAAAATTACAAAATTCCTTTTATTGTTATTTCTAACATTATTACCCCAGTATTAATTGATAAACTTATTAAACATGGGATTACCGAATATATTGTACCGCCTTTTAACCAGGCTATATTGACCGAACGGTTACTGCATGCAATTAACTTTCCTATCAGAAATCAACCTCAAGCTATTGCTGACAAATTTAAAAGTAGCCGCTTTGCAGCAAAAACTACACTTGAAGAAATTCAGATTCTAGTGGTTGATGATGTAGCAATGAACATTGAAATTATTATTGGAATTTTAAAGCCGACATATAAAGTAAAAGCAGCAAACAACGCGAGTTCAGCAATGACGGTTTGTTTGTCAAACTCACCTCCAGATATAATATTACTCGATATTATGATGCCTGATATTGATGGCTTAACCTTTTGTAAACAGTTAAAGCGCAACCCTCTGACGCAAAACATTAGAGTTATTTTTACAACGGCCTTATCTGAGGTAAGTGACGTAATTAAAGGATTTGAACTTGGTGCAGTAGACTACATAACTAAGCCAATTATCCCTGAAATTTTATCAGCTAGAGTTAAAACTCATTGCCAACTAATTCTGCAACACCACGCCATGCAATGGCAAATAGATAACTTAATCAGAAAAACAAGAGAGTAA